ATGTCAGTTCTAGGTGTGGTCTATTTATCAAGTTTCCAAGAAAGGGGCGAGGGGCGCTCTTGCGAGGGGTTAGGGGTTAGGGGTTAGGGGATTTTGGATTACACTCTTGCTTCCCCTGCTGCCCCTAATCCCCACTCCGTGGGGGCCCCGAGTTCCCCTGCCTCCCCTGCCTCCCCTGCTTCCCCTGCTCCCCCTGCTTCCCCTGCTCCCCCTGCTTCCTAATCCCTACTTCGTGCCATTTCCCATGAATCCCAGGGTGAGGCTGTCATGAGCTAGGAAGTGACCCAGATGGAAAGCTCTTTCCTCGGTTTTGAGCAGAATTGTTTCGTATAAATAGCGTGTAGCGCGATCGCCCAGGCTTTCGGCTTGTGCGGCTTGGCGGCGAATCAGGCTAATCATGGCTTGCTCTGCTGCCAAGTCGTGTTCGACCATCTGACGGCAGGGATAGACACCCTCTGATTCTTGCTCAAAGCAACACAATTGGGCTAGTTGGCTAAAGGTAGCCGCTGGGACACCGCCTAGTCCATCCAATCGCTCTCCGATTTCATGAACGTGTTCCTGGACTTGTTCGTAGCTTTCGCTAAAAAACTGATGCAGCATATAAAATTCTGCACCTTCAACCACAAAATGATGCTTCTGGTACTGCAAGTACAAGCCCTGGAAGCTAGCTAAGGCAATGTTTAATCCTTCACAAACTGGTGCAGTGACGCTGTGATCCAGCAAAAGTGGATTGTCATGAACCTGTCCGTAGTTGCGTAGTAAAGTTTGAGCTTCAGACATAATCCCCTCTCTCTTTGGCAGTTCTAGTCGTCATATTACTATTTTAAATTCAAGTCTAATTACCTTGCTGACTGCGTTGTTGCCTCTATAAAGTCGCAAATACCTAAAAATTTCTTGAGAATAATTTGCAGGTAATGTATGCTATTTGGTTAAGGCTGCACTTCTAAGCATTTGCCAATATTTGAGGGAGTACAGCCCTACTACTGCAAGTTTATTTCAGCTTCGGAGGGAATTGTCTTGAAACCGTTGATTTTTCAACCAGAAGTAGGCGAACTGGTGCAGGTGAACTGGGCAGATCGGTGGCAGGTGTATCAACGCTTGCAAGAGCTAGCTATTCCATGCTGGTGTGCCACTAACCAACCGTTGAGGGTTCACATTGCTGATGTAACAGCAGCAGTTCAACTTTGGAGTGTTTTGAGGCAGTTTACTACGTCTCGACAAGACTTAGTGTGGTGGCTAGAGCGCTGCTGGCAGGACCACGCTTGCTCGTAGTTAGTACTCAAAGGTGGGCACAAAAGATGGGTAAATCTCAAAGTGAAATCGTATCGACTTTTAGCCTTGAGGGACGCTTTCTGGAATTTGAGTTGAAAGATGGTTATCGTAAATATTTGCGGATGGCAACATCAGAAGGGGAATGTTGCATCAAACTTGCTAAATACTTACGGTCTTCATTTGAGCTAAGTTTGACCCCAGGTGATTGGGTTCAGATTGTCGGTGAAAAAAAGCTTAACTATAAAACTGGTAAGCTCAAACTGAAAGCTGAGCGAGTAGTACCTACTACGGTTAGCCATGACTCAACTAGTATGTTAGTTGAGGTCAAGCCAGCTAAAACAAAACCTCAAGCAAGTATTTTGGTGTGTCAAAAGTCTAGTTGTATGAAGCGAGGTGGTAACGCAGTTTGTCAGGCTTTGGAGACAGCTTTAGGCGATCGCGGCTTGGAAGATCGAGTTGCCATTAAAGGAACTGGTTGTCTTAAACAGTGCAAGGCGGGACCAAATTTAGTCGTGATGCCAGATAAAACCCGTTATAGCCGAATTCAAGCCGATCAAATTCCTGAATTGATTGACAAACATTTTGCTACTGAAAGCCAGGATGAGAAACAAGCAAAACCAAGGGAAATAGCAGTGGTTAGTGTCGAGAGCTTGGCTTCAGTTAAATGAAAATGATTGACAACAAATTTAAGACTACTTAGCTTTTAATCTTTATGGGCATCTTTTGCAAAGAAATTGCAAAAAATAATGAGTTGAAAGCTACAAAATTCGATGATTAAAAGAGTTTTAAGTGAATTAAAATGTAACAATTTAGCAGAATCTAGTTAATGAATCCGAGTATTATCGCCGCGATCGCCTACGGCATCTTAGCCCTTGTCGGCGGCATCATTGGTTATGTTCAAGCTCAGAGCAAAGCCTCGCTTGCTTCAGGCAGCATCAGCAGCTTACTACTAATTTTGGGCGGAGTGATGCAGTTACAAGGACAAGCTTGGGGGCTGATTTTAGCCAGTGTTGTTACTGCTGTCTTAGTAATTGTGTTTGTTATCCGGTTCGCTAAAACTCGTAAGTTTATGCCCGCGGGGTTAATGGTTGTTTTAGGTTTGGTTGCATTGGGAGTAATGGTGAATCAACTGGTTTGATTCGCGTAGCGATCACGGCTGGTGGGTAATTGTCCCTCACGCTTCTGGATCTATGCCAAGCGATCGCAATTGTGCTGCCAATTGTTCAGCACGTTGGCGTTCTTGTTCGGCACGTTGGCGTTCTTGTTCGGCTATAGCTTGAGCAGCTTCCTCTGGCAACAAGATCAAATTGCCGGAGTTATCGTAAAAGCGTAACCATACTCCTGTCTCTCGGTCTATTGTGCCTTCCCAAGTTCCTAACCAAAAGCCCAACGTTTGACACCAAACCCATCCTCGCTCATTTGCCATTAAGGGCTGATAGCGCTGGTTCGCATCTAAATGCCAACCTTGCAAAGAATTCGGCTCAAAGGGGTCAAAGACAAAGTAATCTGGTGTTTTGAAGACTCGCTCGTAAATATTTTTCTTCGTTCCCTTGTCTACCTCAGCAGTCGAGTCTGATAGCAGTTCCACAATCACGTCTGGGTAACGACCATTCTCCTCCCACACCACCCAGCCTTGCCGTTCGCGCGTGCCATCAACATCTAAGACGGCAAAGAAATCTGGTCCTCGGAAATCTCTGTTACGTGCTTGCTCACTACTATAGTAAATAAACATATTGCCGCCTGTATAGAAATCCTGGCGGTCAGCCCAGGCTTGCTGCAGTGACCGAATCAGGACGTTCATGGCTATGCGGTGGCGGTTACTCTCCAAAGGTTCACCATCATCAAAAATCAAGTCAGTAGGAGGCATCGGGGGATTTTCCCAATCCCACTTATCTACAGTCGGGGAGGTTATCTCTTTTTCTACCTCAGGTGACATAGCACAGCT
This window of the Chroococcidiopsis sp. CCMEE 29 genome carries:
- a CDS encoding Dps family protein encodes the protein MSEAQTLLRNYGQVHDNPLLLDHSVTAPVCEGLNIALASFQGLYLQYQKHHFVVEGAEFYMLHQFFSESYEQVQEHVHEIGERLDGLGGVPAATFSQLAQLCCFEQESEGVYPCRQMVEHDLAAEQAMISLIRRQAAQAESLGDRATRYLYETILLKTEERAFHLGHFLAHDSLTLGFMGNGTK
- a CDS encoding Asr1405/Asl0597 family protein, which produces MVLKPLIFQPEVGELVQVNWADRWQVYQRLQELAIPCWCATNQPLRVHIADVTAAVQLWSVLRQFTTSRQDLVWWLERCWQDHACS
- a CDS encoding (2Fe-2S) ferredoxin domain-containing protein, whose protein sequence is MGKSQSEIVSTFSLEGRFLEFELKDGYRKYLRMATSEGECCIKLAKYLRSSFELSLTPGDWVQIVGEKKLNYKTGKLKLKAERVVPTTVSHDSTSMLVEVKPAKTKPQASILVCQKSSCMKRGGNAVCQALETALGDRGLEDRVAIKGTGCLKQCKAGPNLVVMPDKTRYSRIQADQIPELIDKHFATESQDEKQAKPREIAVVSVESLASVK
- a CDS encoding TMEM14 family protein, with amino-acid sequence MNPSIIAAIAYGILALVGGIIGYVQAQSKASLASGSISSLLLILGGVMQLQGQAWGLILASVVTAVLVIVFVIRFAKTRKFMPAGLMVVLGLVALGVMVNQLV
- a CDS encoding Uma2 family endonuclease; translated protein: MSPEVEKEITSPTVDKWDWENPPMPPTDLIFDDGEPLESNRHRIAMNVLIRSLQQAWADRQDFYTGGNMFIYYSSEQARNRDFRGPDFFAVLDVDGTRERQGWVVWEENGRYPDVIVELLSDSTAEVDKGTKKNIYERVFKTPDYFVFDPFEPNSLQGWHLDANQRYQPLMANERGWVWCQTLGFWLGTWEGTIDRETGVWLRFYDNSGNLILLPEEAAQAIAEQERQRAEQERQRAEQLAAQLRSLGIDPEA